ACTCGCGCGCCTGCGGCGCCTCGACGACATGGTCCGCGATCTGGCGTCGCGACTCGCGGAAACGAGTGCCGAGAACCAGCAACGCGTCCACGAAGAGATGATCCGGATGGTTGAGCGCTTCGACCGCCTGCAAACCGGGCGCGCGGCTCTGCGTAGTTACCAGGCCGGGGCCGACGCGGGCGGCGACGAGCCGACCCGCGATCGCGATCAAACCTGATTCCTCCGGTCCTGAAGCATCCCGTTCGTCGTTAACGCAGAAGATCGATGATCTCCGTGTGTTCCGGGAATCGTCCCTCCCGATACTTCGACCAGATCAGGCGCTCCTCGAGTTTGACGTCGAAGATGCCTTTTTCCCCGCGAATGAAATCAATGGAAATCGAGGGATCGTGCGCGCGAATCGCGGCGGCCAGACCGGCCGCACGGGGTTCGTAGTTTCACTGCACGCAGAACTGGATCGAGAGACGACGGCTCATGAGGGCCTCCATCGGAATTGGGCAACCATCATATCAGCGGGACGCGCGCTCAGAAAAGCTCCTGCTGGCCGTCGTCGTCGTCGTCGGGTTTGTTCGCTTTTCTCACTTTGGTCGCCGGCTTGGTCTCGGGCTCGTCGTCGTCTGCGTCGGATTCGTCCGCCGAGGGACGAGAGAGATCCGCGGCCGGAAGCTGGTCGGGCGCGACGCCGATGCGATCGCAATAGACGTTGCGCGAGATCGCGCTCGCGCTGCTGGCGCGGTGTTTCGACAAGGTGACGCCGCCCGCGCCGCGGCCCTTCACCAGAATCTCGTCGAAACGCACGTACAGATCGGTCTTGATGCGCGGCTTCTTGCGCAGCTTGACGTATGCGAACTGTTCGTCGCCGATCGAGAAATACAGGATTTTCCCCGTCGCCTTCCCCGCGATCTCGTACCGCTTGTCGCGCGTGACGCCGCCGACCGTGAAACGCTTGGCGAAAACTTTACCGGTCTTCGGGTCCTCATAAACGATGTTGAAGATCGTTTCGCGGTGCTCCTGCTCGAAGACCTGCGCGTGCAGGATGCGTTCGCCGACGTATTTCTTTGCGTCCACGCGCGTGACGACGAGGCCGCCGTCCGTGAGGATGACGAGCACGTCGTCGATCGTCGAGCAAGGCCCGATCTCCTCGGCGTTCTTCAGATCGGTGCCGACGAAGCCCGAACTGCGTTCGACGAAAAGCTTCTGCGTGCGCGCCGCGACCGTGACGGCCTTCACCGCGTCAAATGTCGTCAGTTCCGTCCTGCGCTCGCGCCCCTCGCCGTAGGTTTCGATCAGGTGATCGAACCAGTCGATGGCGTATTTCGTGACGTTGCGCAGGTGCCGGTTGACGACCTTGAGTTCGTTTTCGATGGCGATCAGTTCCTCGCGCGCCTTTTCGGCGTCCCACGCGCTGATGCGGCGGATCCTCACCTCGGTGAGCATCACGAGGTCGTCGTTCGTCACGGGCCGACGCAGCTTCGGTTTGAAGGGCTCGAGTCCCTGGTCGATCTGCGTGAGTACCGCTTCCCAAGACTTGGCCTTTTCGATGCGCAGGTAGATGCGGTTCTCGACGAAGATCTGCACGAGGCTCTTGTGGTGCCAGCGCATTTCGAGCTGCTCGCGCTGGTACTCCAGATCCTGCTTCAGCAGTTCGCGCGTTTGCTCGGCGTTCCATTTCACGTAATCCGAAACGCCGACGATCTCGGGCCGGCCCTCGCGGATGACCACGCACACGGGGCTGTGCGACATCTCGCAGTTCGTGAACGCGTAAAGCGCGTCGAACGCCTTGTCCATGTCCACGCCGCGCTGAAACGTCACCACGATCTCGATCTTCGCCGCCGAGTTGTCGTCGATGCGCGCGAGCTTGATCTTGCCCTTTTCCGACGCGTCGATAATCGAGTCGATCACGCCCTGCGTGTTCGTGCCGTAGGGGATCTCGCGGATGATGACCGACTTTCCGTCGGTCTCCATGCGCGCGCGGACCTTGACGCGCCCGCCCGGGCGGCCGTCGTTGTAGTTCTGTACGTCGGCGATGCCGCCCGTCGGGAAATCGGGGACGATCTCGAACGGCTCCTTGCGCAGAGCCTTTTTTTGCGCATCCAGAAGTTCGAGAAAATTGTGGGGCAGGATCTTCGTCGTCAACCCGACGGCGATGCCCTCCGCGCCGGTCGCGAGCACGAGCGGGAAACGCACGGGCAACGTGATCGGTTCCTTGTTGCGTCCGTCGTAGCTGAGTTTGTAGCGCGTCAGGTGCGGCGCGAAGACGACCTCCTTCGCGAACTTCGTCAGCCGCGCCTCGATGTACCGCGCCGCCGCCGAGTCGTCGCCCGTGACCGGATCGCCCCAGTTGCCCTGTGTGTCGATCAGCAGGTCTTTTTGGCCCATCCCGACCAGCGCGCTCGTGATCGAGGCGTCGCCGTGCGGGTGGTACTTCATGCAGTGGCCGACGATGTTGGCCACTTTGTTGAAGCGGCCGTCCTCGTTCTCCCACAGCGAGTGCAGGATGCGCCGCTGGACGGGCTTCAGACCGTCGTCGAAATCGGGAATCGCGCGGTCGGTGATGACGTATGAGGCATACTGGAGAAAGTAGTCCTGAAACGTCTCCTTGACCGGGACCGAGCCGCGGATTGCAGGAGGCGCGGGCGGCGGCGGAACTTCTTTTTTTCGACTCATAGCACCGCCTCGGCGAGAGCGGCATCAGCGGGCACGGCGTCGATCGCGTCCACCGGCTCCATGACGAGATTGTCGGTGATGAAGTCGCGGCGCTCGGGCGTATTGCGTCCCATGTAGTATTCCAGCAGGTCCTTGATCTTGGTGCCGGCGGGCATGTCCACCCGCTCCAGTCGGATGTCGCGCCCGATGAAGTGCGTGAACTCGTCGGGCGAGATTTCGCCGAGGCCCTTGAAACGCGTGATTTCGGGTTTCTTCCCGAGCGCCTTGATCGCGCTCACGCGCTCCTCGTCGGAGTAGCAGTACCGCGTCTCTTTCTTGTTGCGCACGCGAAAGAGCGGCGTCTGCAAAATGTAGAGGTGCCCCTTCTTCACGAGTTCGGGAAAAAACTGGAGGAAAAACGTGAGCAGCAACAGCCGGATGTGCATGCCGTCCACGTCGGCGTCGGTGGCGATGACGACGTGGTTGTATCTCAGGGCTTCGAGGTCGTCCTCGATCCCCAACGCGTGCTGGAGCAGGTTCAGCTCCTCGTTCTGATAAACGACCTTCTTCGAAAGGCCGTAGCAGTTGAGCGGCTTGCCCTTGAGCGAGAAAACGGCCTGCGTCGCCACGTCGCGCGCCTTGTTGAGGCTGCCCGAGGCGCTGTCGCCCTCGGTGATGAAAAGCTGCGTCGCCTCGTGAGCCGCGTCGTTCGCGTCGGTGAAGTGCACCTTGCAGTCGCGCAGCTTGCGGTTGTGGACGTTCGCCTTCTTCTCGCGCTCGTTCGCCAGCTTTTTGATGCCGGCCAGATCCTTTCGCTCCTTTTCGTTTTGCTGGATCTTGCGGC
This DNA window, taken from Deltaproteobacteria bacterium, encodes the following:
- a CDS encoding Rdx family protein; this translates as MAAAIRAHDPSISIDFIRGEKGIFDVKLEERLIWSKYREGRFPEHTEIIDLLR
- a CDS encoding DNA gyrase/topoisomerase IV subunit A, with protein sequence MSRKKEVPPPPAPPAIRGSVPVKETFQDYFLQYASYVITDRAIPDFDDGLKPVQRRILHSLWENEDGRFNKVANIVGHCMKYHPHGDASITSALVGMGQKDLLIDTQGNWGDPVTGDDSAAARYIEARLTKFAKEVVFAPHLTRYKLSYDGRNKEPITLPVRFPLVLATGAEGIAVGLTTKILPHNFLELLDAQKKALRKEPFEIVPDFPTGGIADVQNYNDGRPGGRVKVRARMETDGKSVIIREIPYGTNTQGVIDSIIDASEKGKIKLARIDDNSAAKIEIVVTFQRGVDMDKAFDALYAFTNCEMSHSPVCVVIREGRPEIVGVSDYVKWNAEQTRELLKQDLEYQREQLEMRWHHKSLVQIFVENRIYLRIEKAKSWEAVLTQIDQGLEPFKPKLRRPVTNDDLVMLTEVRIRRISAWDAEKAREELIAIENELKVVNRHLRNVTKYAIDWFDHLIETYGEGRERRTELTTFDAVKAVTVAARTQKLFVERSSGFVGTDLKNAEEIGPCSTIDDVLVILTDGGLVVTRVDAKKYVGERILHAQVFEQEHRETIFNIVYEDPKTGKVFAKRFTVGGVTRDKRYEIAGKATGKILYFSIGDEQFAYVKLRKKPRIKTDLYVRFDEILVKGRGAGGVTLSKHRASSASAISRNVYCDRIGVAPDQLPAADLSRPSADESDADDDEPETKPATKVRKANKPDDDDDGQQELF